From a single Halobellus ruber genomic region:
- a CDS encoding nucleoside phosphorylase has protein sequence MAKQPHLLIDSGDVEDTALIPGDPGRVDRIASQCRNAETVARNREYKLVNATYDGVPLTICSTGIGCPSAAIAVEELAAVGVDTLIRVGTTGALQAGIEIGDMVVATGAAKEEGTSKRYEDAVIPAVPDYDVLSSLVDAAEENDEDVHVGPMVSDDAFYNETDAYVDAWEAAGLLAVEMEAAAVFSLARRKGLAAGAICTVDGNLVEGTQKGADSDAELPEKAKNNVERAISITLDAVADLA, from the coding sequence ATGGCGAAACAGCCGCACCTGTTGATCGACTCCGGCGACGTCGAAGACACCGCGCTCATCCCCGGCGACCCCGGTCGCGTCGACCGGATCGCCTCGCAGTGCCGCAACGCGGAGACAGTCGCCCGGAACCGCGAGTACAAGCTCGTCAACGCGACGTACGACGGCGTCCCGCTCACGATCTGCTCGACGGGGATCGGGTGTCCCTCCGCGGCGATCGCGGTCGAGGAACTCGCCGCGGTCGGCGTCGACACCCTGATCCGGGTCGGGACCACCGGGGCGCTCCAGGCGGGGATCGAGATCGGCGATATGGTGGTCGCCACCGGGGCGGCGAAGGAGGAGGGCACCTCGAAGCGCTACGAGGACGCGGTCATCCCCGCGGTCCCCGACTACGATGTCCTCTCCTCGCTTGTCGACGCCGCGGAGGAAAACGACGAGGACGTCCACGTCGGGCCGATGGTCTCCGACGACGCGTTCTACAACGAGACCGACGCCTACGTCGACGCGTGGGAGGCCGCGGGGCTGCTCGCCGTCGAGATGGAAGCCGCGGCGGTGTTCTCGCTCGCCCGTCGGAAGGGCCTCGCCGCGGGCGCGATCTGTACGGTCGACGGCAACCTCGTCGAGGGCACCCAGAAGGGCGCCGACTCCGACGCGGAGCTCCCCGAGAAGGCGAAGAACAACGTCGAACGCGCCATCTCGATCACGCTGGACGCGGTCGCGGACCTCGCGTAA
- a CDS encoding NAD-binding protein, which translates to MAISRDWVGARASVVVTLLVGVLSVVTGIANIGTGGGADFQVLGVVVPGVVRQATAFTGTLTGFVLLVNAFGLQRRLRVAWYAAMVLFPVTATQGVLQTSQLSLPLIGLSVVAAVVVGLNVRIFDRKASLTTAQIASLSALAGAQAYGTAGAFALRDDFEGVSTLLDAFYFSLVTGSTVGYGDVTPTSPVGKLFALSVLLVTVSSFAVVLGVVFTPLIEARLSKALGHMTEEQLDILEDHVLVLGFGDLTEPILEELADQTDVLVVVPDEERARRLTERGYTVLTDDPSDEGAQHRGRIEAARAVITATSDDAEDALAILTARQLNPELTIVAAATQRENVNKLRRAGADTVISPAVLGAHFLAESALGRTGAEAIEQQLLDTDGLDAATDAVSTEEPAGTADGGGVGDGTSAGGSDGPGGGGDDDPPTDPGGDAGR; encoded by the coding sequence ATGGCGATCTCGCGGGACTGGGTCGGGGCACGCGCGTCCGTGGTGGTGACGCTCCTCGTCGGCGTCCTCTCGGTCGTGACCGGGATCGCCAACATCGGGACCGGGGGCGGCGCGGACTTTCAGGTGCTGGGGGTTGTGGTGCCCGGCGTCGTCCGGCAGGCGACCGCGTTCACCGGGACGCTGACCGGGTTCGTCCTGCTGGTCAACGCGTTCGGACTCCAGCGCCGGCTCCGTGTCGCGTGGTACGCCGCGATGGTGCTGTTTCCGGTTACCGCCACACAGGGGGTGCTCCAGACCTCACAGCTGTCGCTGCCGCTCATCGGCCTCTCGGTGGTCGCCGCGGTCGTCGTCGGCCTGAACGTCCGGATCTTCGACCGAAAGGCGTCGCTGACGACGGCGCAGATCGCCTCACTGTCGGCGCTGGCGGGCGCACAGGCCTACGGAACCGCGGGGGCGTTCGCGCTCCGGGACGACTTCGAGGGCGTTTCGACCCTGCTTGACGCCTTCTACTTCTCGCTCGTTACCGGCAGCACCGTCGGCTACGGCGACGTGACCCCGACCTCGCCGGTCGGAAAGCTGTTTGCGTTGTCGGTGCTGCTTGTGACGGTCTCCTCGTTTGCGGTGGTGCTCGGGGTCGTCTTCACCCCGCTGATCGAAGCGCGGCTGTCGAAAGCACTCGGACATATGACCGAAGAACAACTCGACATCCTGGAAGATCACGTCCTCGTGCTCGGGTTCGGGGACCTGACGGAACCGATTCTCGAAGAGCTCGCAGACCAGACCGACGTGCTCGTCGTCGTGCCCGACGAGGAACGCGCGCGTCGGCTCACCGAGCGGGGCTACACCGTCCTCACGGACGACCCGAGCGACGAGGGCGCACAGCACCGCGGCCGGATCGAAGCCGCCCGTGCCGTCATCACGGCCACGAGCGACGACGCGGAGGACGCACTCGCGATCCTGACCGCGCGCCAGCTCAACCCGGAGCTCACCATCGTCGCGGCCGCGACCCAGCGGGAGAACGTGAACAAGCTGCGGCGGGCGGGCGCGGACACGGTGATCAGCCCGGCGGTGCTGGGCGCGCACTTCCTCGCGGAGTCCGCACTCGGCCGGACGGGCGCGGAGGCGATCGAACAGCAGTTGCTCGACACCGACGGCCTCGACGCGGCAACCGACGCGGTCAGCACCGAGGAGCCGGCCGGCACGGCGGACGGCGGCGGCGTCGGAGACGGCACGTCCGCGGGCGGAAGCGACGGTCCCGGCGGGGGCGGCGACGACGACCCGCCGACCGATCCGGGCGGCGACGCCGGGCGGTGA
- a CDS encoding DUF7511 domain-containing protein, with the protein MSESPPDHGADTAARPPTGRPSRGEPLPTLDLVVVRRTDGPDRATIHPRGLTGIARMETWLSTDRSAVVDLAAWQ; encoded by the coding sequence ATGAGCGAGTCCCCACCGGACCACGGCGCAGACACCGCCGCGCGTCCGCCCACCGGACGGCCCTCGCGGGGCGAGCCGCTACCGACGCTCGACCTCGTCGTGGTTCGTCGCACCGACGGTCCCGACCGCGCGACGATCCACCCGCGGGGGTTGACCGGCATCGCCCGGATGGAGACGTGGCTGTCGACGGACCGCTCCGCCGTGGTCGACCTGGCGGCGTGGCAATAA
- a CDS encoding ArsR/SmtB family transcription factor gives MAQSTDRLRRYLDDELGECRDEDVENRLDELGTLEAALGTERVDAELDVVSALANRTRYTLARVLVAAGEELCVCELDAVVDVSESGLSHALSTLADAGLVEGRKDGRWKMYRATNRAVALVTVLEGSVTVGE, from the coding sequence ATGGCACAATCCACGGACAGGCTCCGCCGCTACCTCGACGACGAACTCGGGGAGTGTCGGGACGAGGACGTCGAGAACCGCCTCGACGAGCTGGGGACGCTCGAAGCGGCGCTCGGAACCGAACGGGTTGACGCCGAACTCGACGTCGTCTCGGCGCTCGCAAACCGGACGCGATACACGCTGGCCCGGGTACTCGTCGCCGCCGGCGAGGAGCTCTGCGTCTGCGAACTCGACGCCGTCGTCGACGTGAGCGAGAGCGGCCTCAGCCACGCGCTCTCGACGCTCGCCGACGCGGGCCTCGTCGAGGGCCGGAAGGACGGCCGCTGGAAGATGTACCGCGCGACCAACCGCGCGGTGGCGCTCGTGACCGTCCTCGAGGGGAGCGTGACGGTCGGTGAGTAG
- the arsB gene encoding ACR3 family arsenite efflux transporter: MSSAVHDHGPDCGCETCGDPRSMDFLDKYLTVWIVGAMAVGVGLGFLAPAVTGPIRDFHLVEIGLILMMYPPLAKADYSQLRAVFSNWRVLGLSLVQNWLIGPTLMFGLAVVFFSGLVPGLPARPEYFLGLVFIGMARCIAMVLVWNELAEGSTEYVTGLVAFNSLFQIVTYGVYVWFFALFLPPLLGMESLVAGITTFDITPTQVFEAIVIFLGIPFAAGFLSRYVGTRVKSETWYDEAFVPRIDPLTLVALLFTVIVMFATQGGRILASPGDVLLIAVPLTIYFVVMFLVSFGMGRGIGADYSTTTAIGFTAASNNFELAIAVAVAVFGVGSGVAFTTVVGPLIEVPVLLALVNVALYFQRRYDWAGRGDGSTPAPDPTTDD; encoded by the coding sequence GTGAGTAGCGCCGTTCACGACCACGGCCCCGACTGCGGGTGTGAGACCTGCGGCGACCCCCGGTCGATGGATTTCCTCGACAAGTATCTCACCGTCTGGATCGTCGGCGCGATGGCGGTGGGGGTGGGCCTCGGCTTCCTCGCGCCCGCCGTGACGGGGCCGATCCGTGACTTCCACCTCGTCGAGATCGGCCTGATCCTGATGATGTACCCGCCGCTGGCGAAAGCCGATTACTCACAACTCCGGGCGGTCTTCTCGAACTGGCGGGTGCTCGGGTTGAGCCTCGTCCAGAACTGGCTCATCGGGCCGACGCTGATGTTCGGGCTGGCTGTGGTCTTCTTCAGCGGGCTGGTTCCCGGCTTGCCCGCCCGGCCGGAGTACTTCCTCGGCCTCGTCTTCATCGGGATGGCGCGGTGCATCGCGATGGTGCTCGTGTGGAACGAACTCGCGGAGGGCTCCACGGAGTACGTCACCGGGTTGGTGGCGTTCAACAGCCTGTTTCAGATCGTCACCTACGGCGTGTACGTCTGGTTCTTCGCGCTGTTTTTGCCCCCGCTTCTGGGGATGGAGTCGCTCGTTGCGGGGATCACTACCTTCGATATCACGCCGACGCAGGTGTTCGAGGCGATCGTGATCTTCCTCGGCATCCCCTTCGCCGCCGGGTTCCTGAGCCGATACGTCGGCACACGCGTGAAAAGCGAGACCTGGTACGACGAGGCGTTCGTCCCGCGGATCGACCCCCTCACCCTCGTCGCGCTGCTGTTTACCGTGATCGTGATGTTTGCCACCCAGGGCGGCCGCATCCTCGCTTCCCCGGGCGACGTACTCCTGATCGCCGTCCCACTCACGATCTACTTCGTGGTGATGTTCCTGGTGAGCTTCGGGATGGGACGGGGCATCGGCGCGGACTACTCCACGACGACCGCGATCGGGTTCACTGCGGCGTCGAACAACTTCGAACTCGCGATCGCGGTCGCGGTCGCGGTGTTCGGGGTCGGCTCCGGGGTCGCCTTTACCACCGTGGTCGGGCCGCTGATCGAGGTGCCCGTGCTGCTCGCCTTGGTGAACGTGGCGCTGTACTTCCAGCGGCGGTACGACTGGGCCGGCCGCGGCGACGGCTCCACACCGGCTCCCGATCCGACGACCGACGACTGA
- a CDS encoding arsenate-mycothiol transferase ArsC gives MTHDTDSPTPTRIAFICVRNAGRSQMSTAFAEREVRRRGLDDVTILTGGTDPADAVHDVVVEAMQEVGIDLADRTPRAITERELRSCDVVATMGCSTLDVGTVGDDVDVRDWALEDPGERDLEAVRPIRDDIEERVVALFDELTA, from the coding sequence ATGACACACGATACTGACTCACCAACCCCGACCCGTATCGCGTTTATCTGCGTCCGGAACGCCGGGCGTTCCCAGATGTCCACAGCGTTCGCCGAGCGCGAGGTTCGCCGACGGGGGCTCGACGACGTAACGATCCTGACCGGCGGCACCGACCCCGCCGACGCCGTCCACGACGTCGTGGTCGAGGCGATGCAGGAGGTCGGGATCGACCTCGCCGACCGCACCCCGCGGGCGATCACCGAACGGGAGCTTCGCTCCTGTGACGTCGTGGCCACGATGGGCTGTTCGACCCTCGACGTGGGGACCGTCGGCGACGACGTCGACGTCCGGGACTGGGCGCTCGAGGACCCCGGCGAGCGGGACCTCGAGGCGGTGCGTCCGATCCGCGACGACATCGAGGAGCGGGTGGTCGCGCTGTTCGACGAGTTGACGGCGTAA
- a CDS encoding halo transducer protein, giving the protein MNTERTGGVTVADVVEAVDGADPATVRDALEPVTDDGAVSRDAVEATVSDVSKLLATAETRIELAGDAYADAVAAADPVADVPTVRARLDALGERLSEVESRVPDLRPNLSVPEDVQQRSVAAYELAVEIREIVVTAREAIEAADDLSFDAEQFESWATRPDRRYDEFADDVEVVTESAAELETAAVGLDDADAPAVRWADATMRARVVSLLAADLRSELRDLRAIADRTDDPFRAGLDSDLRAAEEQIAEAESLLATRADPAWQAEFGDEIAAVEAALDAFEPPVEWGAVDRLLADHRPQRAGEGAE; this is encoded by the coding sequence ATGAACACCGAACGGACCGGGGGCGTCACCGTCGCCGACGTGGTCGAGGCCGTCGACGGAGCCGACCCGGCCACCGTCCGGGACGCGCTCGAACCGGTGACCGACGACGGGGCGGTCAGTCGCGACGCGGTCGAGGCGACCGTCTCCGACGTCTCGAAGCTCCTCGCCACGGCCGAGACGCGGATCGAACTCGCCGGGGACGCCTACGCCGACGCCGTCGCGGCCGCCGACCCGGTGGCGGACGTGCCGACGGTCCGGGCGCGGCTGGACGCGCTGGGCGAGCGGCTGTCGGAAGTCGAATCACGGGTCCCCGACCTCCGCCCGAACCTGTCGGTCCCCGAGGACGTACAGCAGCGGTCCGTTGCCGCCTACGAACTGGCCGTGGAGATCAGGGAGATCGTGGTGACCGCACGGGAGGCAATCGAGGCGGCCGACGACCTCTCGTTCGACGCCGAGCAGTTCGAGTCGTGGGCCACCCGACCCGACCGCCGATACGACGAGTTCGCCGACGACGTGGAGGTGGTGACGGAGTCGGCGGCGGAGCTCGAAACGGCAGCGGTCGGGCTCGATGACGCCGACGCCCCCGCGGTTCGGTGGGCGGACGCGACGATGCGAGCCCGGGTCGTGTCGCTTCTGGCTGCGGACCTCCGTTCGGAACTTCGGGATCTCCGGGCGATCGCCGACCGCACGGACGACCCGTTCCGTGCCGGCCTCGATTCGGACCTCCGGGCGGCCGAGGAGCAAATCGCCGAGGCCGAATCGCTGCTGGCGACGCGGGCCGACCCGGCGTGGCAGGCCGAGTTCGGGGACGAAATCGCCGCCGTCGAGGCCGCCCTCGACGCGTTCGAGCCCCCCGTCGAGTGGGGCGCCGTCGACCGGCTGCTGGCGGACCACAGACCCCAGCGGGCGGGCGAGGGCGCAGAATAG
- a CDS encoding phosphate ABC transporter substrate-binding protein: MSEANADGTRVTRRKFLVTSGAIGAAGLAGCSSGDGGDSSGGDDSGGSSSSLLTAEGSSTVYPISNKGSSYWNANAPPSDGEYWGSNDESTVPGWDELDTDQNLADYFAGLYGFEPTNQRSDPPYPTTVSLSHSGTGCKAVRDGLVDIGNSSGPITAELGISEEEASEQYVDHVVGRDGQPVVVSSDIYDAGVTQLTGEQIRAIYQDEITNWSEVGGPDQEIFVIGRAEGSGTDTAFRLNMLGDAEASMSGVDSRFGQNQQVAEAVSNNDGAIAYMALAFTSDTVQPIAIDFDGTVYEPDKDAENTIFDSAYPLNRDLHMYTLITEDTPSGTDMREGAFLNMFLTTFGQQVFVEQNNYIPLPTKDIEAESGKLPDQA; the protein is encoded by the coding sequence ATGTCTGAGGCTAACGCGGACGGAACGCGCGTAACACGGCGGAAGTTCCTCGTCACGTCGGGAGCGATCGGCGCCGCCGGACTGGCGGGCTGTTCGTCGGGGGACGGCGGGGACAGTTCGGGTGGCGACGACTCCGGTGGGAGCAGTTCGAGTCTCCTCACAGCGGAGGGGTCCTCGACGGTCTACCCCATCTCGAACAAGGGGAGTTCCTACTGGAACGCGAACGCGCCGCCGAGCGACGGCGAGTACTGGGGCTCGAACGACGAGAGCACCGTCCCGGGCTGGGACGAACTCGACACCGACCAGAACCTCGCGGACTACTTCGCGGGGCTGTACGGGTTCGAGCCCACGAACCAGCGCTCGGATCCCCCGTACCCGACGACCGTGAGCCTGAGCCACTCCGGGACCGGGTGTAAGGCGGTTCGTGACGGGCTCGTCGACATCGGCAACTCCTCGGGGCCGATCACTGCGGAACTCGGAATCAGCGAGGAGGAGGCGTCGGAGCAGTACGTCGACCACGTCGTCGGCCGCGACGGCCAGCCGGTCGTCGTGAGCAGCGACATCTACGACGCCGGCGTCACACAGCTCACCGGCGAGCAGATCCGGGCGATCTACCAGGACGAGATCACAAACTGGTCGGAGGTCGGCGGTCCCGACCAGGAGATCTTCGTCATCGGCCGCGCCGAGGGGTCCGGGACGGACACCGCCTTCCGGCTGAACATGCTGGGCGACGCCGAGGCGTCGATGTCGGGCGTCGACTCGCGGTTCGGCCAGAACCAGCAGGTCGCCGAGGCCGTCTCGAACAACGACGGCGCGATCGCGTATATGGCGCTGGCGTTCACGAGTGACACCGTCCAGCCGATCGCGATCGACTTCGACGGCACGGTTTACGAACCCGACAAGGACGCCGAGAACACCATCTTCGACAGCGCCTACCCGCTCAACCGCGACCTCCACATGTACACGCTGATCACGGAGGACACCCCGAGCGGGACCGATATGCGTGAAGGCGCATTCCTGAACATGTTCCTGACCACGTTCGGCCAGCAGGTGTTCGTTGAGCAGAACAACTACATTCCGCTGCCAACGAAGGACATCGAGGCCGAATCGGGGAAGCTGCCGGACCAGGCGTAA
- the pstC gene encoding phosphate ABC transporter permease subunit PstC: MIGTRMLAARNALTRRWRRLSGFVSDQESAAVATVGVMTVALVSALVGFLLVSPLTVVPFAVFIVAAGYGWLSYQGLTARMLTLSMTVSTILILLLITLFIFVEAIPVFVYESATVFGVTVPGLRMFIQPNWDAVSPPIRYSMVPMIHGTVMVTTIATAVAAPLGVSAALFLSEIAPSTVREIVKPGVEILAGIPSIVYGFIGFTILGPWAADQFRTTGQGSYLFVGIIVGLMALPTVVSVAEDALSSVPESMKSGSLAMGTTDWQTMTSITIPAAFSGVSAAVLLGVGRAIGETMAATVMLRGVPQLTKPLYNAFYGQATLTSLIANNYGEADGLQMDALFAAGVILFITVLVISIGSQYIEWRMRRKLGGEN, from the coding sequence ATGATCGGCACACGGATGCTCGCCGCGCGCAACGCGCTCACGCGACGGTGGCGGCGACTGTCGGGCTTCGTCAGCGATCAGGAGTCCGCTGCGGTGGCGACGGTCGGCGTGATGACGGTCGCGCTGGTGTCGGCGCTCGTCGGCTTCCTGCTCGTCTCGCCGCTCACGGTCGTCCCCTTCGCCGTGTTCATCGTCGCGGCCGGGTACGGGTGGCTGAGCTACCAAGGGCTGACCGCGCGGATGCTGACCCTCTCGATGACGGTCTCGACGATCCTCATTCTGCTTTTGATCACGCTGTTCATCTTCGTGGAGGCGATCCCGGTGTTCGTCTACGAGAGCGCCACCGTCTTCGGCGTGACCGTCCCGGGGCTCCGGATGTTCATCCAGCCGAACTGGGACGCGGTGTCGCCGCCCATCCGGTACTCGATGGTGCCGATGATCCACGGCACGGTGATGGTGACGACCATCGCGACCGCAGTCGCGGCGCCGCTCGGGGTGTCGGCGGCGCTGTTCCTCTCGGAGATCGCGCCCTCGACGGTCCGTGAGATCGTCAAACCGGGCGTGGAGATCCTCGCCGGGATTCCGTCGATCGTCTACGGCTTCATCGGGTTCACGATCCTTGGCCCGTGGGCGGCCGACCAGTTCCGGACGACGGGCCAGGGCTCGTACCTGTTCGTCGGGATCATCGTCGGGCTGATGGCGCTGCCGACGGTCGTTTCGGTCGCCGAGGACGCGCTGAGTAGCGTTCCGGAGTCGATGAAAAGCGGGTCGCTGGCGATGGGGACCACAGACTGGCAGACGATGACGTCGATCACGATCCCGGCGGCGTTCTCGGGGGTCTCCGCCGCGGTTCTGCTGGGTGTCGGCCGCGCGATCGGCGAGACGATGGCAGCGACGGTGATGCTCCGCGGGGTTCCGCAGCTGACCAAGCCGCTGTACAACGCCTTCTACGGCCAAGCGACTCTCACCTCGCTCATCGCGAACAACTACGGCGAGGCCGACGGGCTCCAGATGGACGCGCTGTTCGCGGCGGGCGTGATCCTCTTCATCACCGTCCTCGTCATCTCGATCGGATCGCAGTACATCGAGTGGCGGATGCGCCGCAAGCTCGGGGGTGAGAACTGA
- the pstA gene encoding phosphate ABC transporter permease PstA, with the protein MAGAAETRLVSRDTSRANAVAAVAVGLAALLFVLALTALFEVVTISDPIGGVPVVALLGGVLLLLGGAVVVFGVGSYLGIVETQPSESAGLVAAAAFSVVWVVIGGSVAAQVLGLGGIGSAVAALLVGGAAFAITAVPREDIGSTVPAGAVSLLTGAAYLTGAIGPAWVWNLNFEQQASLTAEFVIPVGTLFCALLTGWAAAKAYGGFGARGRRMGAYLLIYLNAGSIVGVLFLLLAFTTFKGLPGLFTGAEVGPGVGPAVFGVSLPVSLPFVMNGVALLNDFQGVLPAIAGTIWLVIGAVLFAVPLGVGAAIFLTEYAERGRFTQVVEVATNGLWSTPSIVFGLFGFAFLVPRFGGNKSLISGMLTLGFMLLPLVLITSREAMLAVPDEYRDASAALGVSKWQTIRSVVVPAALPGVVTGVILGVGRIAGETAPILLTMTGGTFVPGGQTADVIGGFEFVSSPPFVANPELLQATTALPFQLYALITAGVGLGDTVSSPEQFQWATAFVLLLVVLSFYAIGIGARYYFRRRLNYE; encoded by the coding sequence ATGGCGGGTGCAGCCGAGACCCGGCTCGTCAGCCGCGATACCTCCCGGGCGAACGCGGTCGCGGCGGTCGCTGTCGGGCTCGCGGCGCTGCTCTTTGTGCTCGCGCTTACGGCCCTCTTCGAGGTCGTCACGATCAGCGACCCGATCGGCGGCGTCCCGGTCGTGGCGCTGCTCGGCGGCGTGTTGCTCCTCCTCGGCGGTGCCGTGGTCGTTTTCGGCGTCGGCTCGTATCTGGGCATCGTCGAAACGCAGCCAAGCGAGAGCGCCGGCCTCGTCGCGGCGGCGGCATTCTCGGTCGTCTGGGTCGTGATCGGCGGGTCCGTTGCGGCCCAGGTGCTCGGACTCGGCGGTATCGGCTCGGCCGTCGCGGCCCTCCTCGTCGGCGGCGCGGCCTTCGCCATCACGGCCGTTCCGCGCGAGGACATCGGCTCGACAGTCCCCGCTGGCGCAGTCAGCCTCCTGACCGGCGCGGCCTACCTCACCGGCGCCATCGGCCCCGCCTGGGTCTGGAACCTGAACTTCGAGCAGCAGGCGTCGCTGACCGCGGAGTTCGTGATCCCCGTCGGAACGCTGTTCTGTGCGCTCCTCACCGGGTGGGCGGCGGCGAAGGCCTACGGCGGCTTCGGCGCCCGCGGCCGGCGGATGGGGGCGTACCTGCTGATCTACCTGAACGCCGGCTCGATCGTCGGCGTGCTGTTCCTGCTGTTGGCGTTTACCACGTTCAAAGGGCTGCCGGGGCTGTTCACCGGCGCCGAGGTCGGTCCCGGGGTCGGCCCGGCGGTCTTCGGCGTGTCGCTTCCCGTTTCGCTCCCGTTCGTGATGAACGGCGTGGCGCTACTCAACGACTTCCAGGGCGTCCTGCCCGCGATCGCGGGGACGATCTGGCTGGTGATCGGCGCGGTGCTGTTCGCGGTCCCGCTGGGCGTCGGCGCGGCGATCTTCCTCACCGAGTACGCCGAACGCGGCCGGTTCACGCAGGTCGTCGAGGTGGCGACGAACGGACTGTGGAGCACGCCGAGCATCGTGTTCGGGCTGTTCGGGTTCGCCTTCCTGGTGCCGCGGTTCGGCGGCAACAAGTCGCTGATCTCCGGGATGCTGACGCTCGGGTTTATGTTACTCCCGCTGGTGTTGATCACGAGCCGCGAGGCGATGTTGGCTGTCCCCGACGAGTACCGCGACGCGAGTGCGGCGCTGGGGGTCTCGAAGTGGCAGACCATCCGGAGCGTGGTGGTCCCGGCCGCGCTGCCCGGCGTCGTGACCGGCGTCATCCTCGGCGTCGGCCGGATCGCCGGCGAGACGGCCCCGATCCTGCTGACGATGACCGGCGGTACGTTCGTCCCCGGCGGACAGACCGCGGACGTCATCGGCGGCTTCGAGTTCGTTTCGAGCCCGCCGTTCGTCGCCAACCCCGAACTCCTCCAGGCGACGACCGCGCTGCCGTTCCAACTGTACGCCCTGATCACTGCGGGCGTCGGGCTGGGCGACACCGTCAGTTCGCCGGAGCAGTTCCAGTGGGCGACCGCGTTCGTGCTGCTCCTGGTCGTGCTGTCGTTCTACGCGATCGGGATCGGAGCACGGTACTATTTCCGGAGGCGACTCAACTATGAGTGA
- the pstB gene encoding phosphate ABC transporter ATP-binding protein PstB translates to MSETTQMSSETEDTVETTTETADAVETTTGETDELVREEWREYSFAGPTKLGVEDLDVYYGDDHALDGVSMEIPEKSVTALIGPSGCGKSTFLRCLNRMNDRVSSARIDGSVTLDGEEIYQDGVNLVELRKRVGMVFQSPNPFPKSIRENVAYGPEKHGDINTGLLARLLGRSDEEAREELVERCLRDAALWDEVHDRLDDNALGLSGGQQQRLCIARCLSVDPEVILMDEPASALDPIATAKIEDLIDDLSQEYTVVIVTHNMQQAARISDQTAVFLTGGELVEYGDTDQVFENPRSERVEDYITGKFG, encoded by the coding sequence ATGAGTGAGACCACACAAATGTCGAGTGAGACAGAAGACACCGTGGAGACAACAACCGAAACCGCAGACGCCGTGGAGACGACGACCGGCGAGACCGACGAACTGGTTCGCGAGGAGTGGCGCGAGTACTCCTTCGCGGGCCCGACGAAGCTCGGCGTCGAGGATCTCGACGTCTACTACGGGGACGACCACGCGCTCGACGGCGTCTCGATGGAGATCCCCGAGAAGAGCGTGACCGCACTGATCGGGCCGTCGGGCTGCGGCAAATCGACGTTCCTCCGGTGTCTCAACCGGATGAACGACCGGGTGAGCAGCGCCCGGATCGACGGGTCGGTGACGCTCGACGGCGAGGAGATCTACCAGGACGGCGTCAACCTCGTGGAGCTCCGCAAGCGGGTCGGGATGGTGTTCCAGTCGCCGAACCCGTTCCCGAAGTCGATCCGCGAGAACGTCGCCTACGGCCCGGAGAAGCACGGCGACATCAACACCGGACTCTTAGCCCGGCTGCTCGGTCGCAGCGACGAGGAGGCCCGCGAGGAACTGGTCGAGCGGTGTCTCCGCGACGCGGCGCTGTGGGACGAGGTCCACGACCGGCTCGACGACAACGCCCTCGGGCTTTCGGGCGGCCAACAACAGCGGCTCTGCATTGCCCGGTGTCTCTCCGTCGACCCGGAGGTCATCCTGATGGACGAGCCGGCGTCGGCGCTGGATCCGATCGCGACCGCGAAGATCGAGGATCTCATCGACGACCTCAGCCAGGAGTACACGGTCGTCATCGTCACCCACAATATGCAGCAGGCCGCACGGATCTCCGACCAGACGGCCGTGTTCCTCACCGGCGGCGAACTCGTGGAGTACGGCGACACCGACCAGGTGTTCGAGAACCCACGGAGCGAGCGGGTCGAGGATTACATCACCGGGAAGTTCGGGTAG